One part of the Segnochrobactrum spirostomi genome encodes these proteins:
- a CDS encoding NADP-dependent malic enzyme, which produces MTATGEPSTGINLKDGALYYHRHPRPGKLEIRATKPLGNQRDLALAYSPGVAAPCLEIADKPELASEYTARGNLVAVISNGTAVLGLGNIGPLASKPVMEGKAVLFKKFAGIDVFDIEVAATEVDRFVEVVAALEPTFGGINLEDIKAPECFEIEAQLRARMKIPVFHDDQHGTAIIVGAAVRNALSLAGKAIDNVKIVASGAGAAALACLNLLVSLGAKRENIWVTDLEGVVYEGRTVLMDRWKAPYAQNTDKRTLAEVIDGADIFLGLSAAGVLKPELLTKMAPNPLILALANPNPEVMPDLAAEVRPDAMICTGRSDFPNQVNNVLCFPYIFRGALDVGATAINEEMKRAAVEAIAALAQEPPSDLGGRSYGGSGEAFGPKHLIPSPFDQRLVLRIAPAVARAAMETGVAQRPITDFEAYHDRLNRFVFRSGLHMKPILTAAKASPSRVVLADGEDERVLRAAQIAVEDGLARPILVGRPAVVEARLERYRLKMRPGQDFEIINPEDDPRYRDYVDLYWSLVGRQGVTPEAARIIVRTNTTVIGALAVVRGEADALICGLDGRFNRHLRDIRQILGMKSGVTDLATLSMLLLADGAYFLTDTSVQEEPSAEAIAETTRLAAAHVRRFGIEPRVALLSHSSFGSRDGASPRKMRDACEILWRECPGVEVDGEMQGDAALSMLVRDRVMPKSKLSAPANLLVFPSLDAASIAMTLLTEIGDGIHVGPILMGTARPAHILNSAATTRGVLNMIAVASVDGQSAVA; this is translated from the coding sequence ATGACGGCGACGGGCGAGCCCAGCACGGGCATCAATCTCAAGGATGGCGCGCTCTATTATCATCGCCATCCGCGGCCGGGTAAGCTCGAGATCCGCGCCACCAAGCCGCTCGGCAATCAGCGCGACCTCGCGCTCGCCTATTCGCCGGGCGTCGCCGCGCCCTGCCTCGAGATCGCCGACAAGCCGGAGCTCGCGAGCGAATATACGGCCCGCGGCAACCTCGTTGCCGTGATCTCGAACGGTACCGCCGTGCTCGGCCTCGGCAATATCGGCCCGCTCGCCTCGAAGCCGGTGATGGAAGGCAAGGCGGTCCTCTTCAAGAAGTTCGCCGGCATCGACGTGTTCGACATCGAGGTCGCGGCGACCGAGGTCGATCGCTTCGTCGAGGTGGTCGCGGCGCTCGAGCCGACCTTCGGCGGTATCAATCTCGAAGACATCAAGGCGCCGGAGTGCTTCGAGATCGAAGCGCAACTGCGCGCCCGCATGAAGATCCCGGTCTTCCACGACGACCAGCACGGTACCGCGATCATCGTTGGCGCCGCGGTGCGCAATGCCTTGAGCCTCGCCGGCAAGGCGATCGACAACGTCAAGATCGTCGCCTCGGGCGCCGGTGCCGCGGCGCTTGCCTGTCTCAATCTCCTCGTCAGCCTCGGCGCCAAGCGCGAGAACATCTGGGTGACGGACCTCGAAGGCGTCGTCTACGAGGGCCGCACGGTCCTGATGGATCGCTGGAAGGCGCCCTATGCCCAGAACACCGACAAGCGCACGCTCGCCGAGGTGATCGACGGCGCCGACATCTTCCTCGGGCTCTCCGCCGCCGGCGTGCTGAAGCCGGAGCTGTTGACCAAGATGGCACCAAACCCGCTCATCCTGGCGCTCGCGAACCCCAATCCGGAGGTCATGCCGGACCTCGCCGCCGAGGTGCGTCCCGACGCCATGATCTGCACTGGCCGGTCGGATTTCCCGAACCAGGTCAACAACGTCCTCTGCTTTCCTTACATCTTCCGCGGCGCGCTCGACGTCGGCGCGACGGCGATCAACGAGGAGATGAAGCGGGCCGCCGTCGAGGCGATCGCCGCGCTCGCCCAGGAGCCGCCGTCGGATCTCGGTGGCCGCTCCTATGGCGGCTCGGGCGAGGCATTCGGGCCGAAGCACCTGATCCCGTCGCCGTTCGACCAGCGCCTCGTGCTGCGCATCGCCCCGGCTGTCGCCCGCGCGGCGATGGAAACGGGCGTGGCGCAGCGGCCGATCACCGACTTCGAGGCCTACCACGATCGCCTCAACCGGTTCGTGTTCCGCTCCGGCCTGCACATGAAGCCGATCCTGACCGCCGCGAAGGCCTCGCCGAGCCGCGTCGTGCTCGCCGACGGCGAGGACGAGCGCGTGCTGCGCGCCGCCCAGATCGCGGTCGAGGACGGGCTGGCGCGGCCGATCCTGGTCGGCCGTCCCGCCGTCGTCGAGGCGCGGCTCGAGCGCTACCGCCTGAAGATGCGGCCGGGCCAGGACTTCGAGATCATCAATCCCGAGGACGATCCGCGCTACCGAGATTATGTCGACCTCTATTGGAGCCTCGTCGGCCGTCAGGGTGTGACGCCGGAGGCCGCCCGCATCATCGTGCGCACCAACACGACGGTGATCGGTGCGCTCGCCGTGGTGCGCGGGGAGGCGGACGCCCTCATCTGCGGTCTCGACGGCCGCTTCAACCGCCACCTGCGCGACATCCGCCAGATCCTCGGCATGAAGAGCGGCGTCACCGACCTCGCGACGCTGTCGATGCTGCTCCTCGCCGACGGCGCCTATTTCCTCACCGACACGTCGGTGCAGGAGGAGCCGAGCGCCGAGGCGATCGCCGAGACGACGCGGCTCGCGGCCGCCCATGTTCGCCGCTTCGGCATCGAGCCGCGCGTGGCGCTGCTGTCCCATTCGAGCTTCGGCTCGCGTGACGGCGCCTCGCCGCGCAAGATGCGCGACGCCTGCGAGATCCTGTGGCGCGAATGCCCGGGCGTCGAGGTGGACGGCGAGATGCAGGGTGACGCCGCGCTCTCGATGCTGGTGCGTGACCGGGTCATGCCGAAATCCAAGCTGTCGGCCCCGGCGAACCTGCTGGTGTTCCCGTCGCTCGATGCGGCGAGCATCGCCATGACGCTTCTGACGGAGATCGGCGACGGCATCCACGTCGGCCCGATCCTGATGGGCACGGCGCGGCCGGCCCATATCCTCAACAGCGCGGCGACCACCCGCGGCGTTCTCAACATGATCGCGGTCGCCTCCGTCGACGGACAATCCGCCGTCGCCTGA
- a CDS encoding MarR family winged helix-turn-helix transcriptional regulator, with the protein MSERSDIDLVRLLSEINALLRSETERRARAHGTSRAQWAILYWLERAPGLSQKEVASRLEIEPISVARLIDRLEAAGLVERRPDPADRRVWRLHLRAAAGPVLARLNEEKGALNALLADGLDGAMRDQLLDALRALKANLSRERSGDAAA; encoded by the coding sequence ATGTCTGAACGCTCCGACATCGATCTCGTTCGCCTCCTATCCGAAATCAACGCCTTGCTACGCAGCGAGACGGAGCGGCGCGCGCGCGCTCATGGAACCTCCCGGGCGCAATGGGCGATCCTGTACTGGCTCGAACGGGCGCCGGGACTTTCCCAGAAGGAGGTTGCGAGCCGGCTCGAGATCGAGCCGATCAGCGTCGCACGGCTCATCGACCGCCTCGAGGCGGCCGGCCTCGTCGAGCGGCGGCCCGATCCGGCAGACCGCCGGGTGTGGCGCCTCCATCTGAGGGCGGCGGCAGGGCCGGTGCTGGCGCGCCTCAACGAGGAGAAGGGCGCCCTCAACGCGCTGCTCGCGGATGGCCTCGACGGCGCGATGCGCGATCAGCTCTTGGACGCCCTGCGCGCCCTCAAAGCCAATCTTTCCCGCGAGCGCTCCGGCGACGCGGCTGCCTGA